In Harmonia axyridis chromosome 6, icHarAxyr1.1, whole genome shotgun sequence, a single window of DNA contains:
- the LOC123682911 gene encoding uncharacterized protein LOC123682911 isoform X2 — translation MQLEFPAIKDTIKMSEWKTMEDIERDLFEYSQLEYPGSSLTIAPPKSIAEYRARTTTSRNPGIFDDRPERREIFISGRGKHHPGTIIIPGQPVVSTPEEDMDLRRKIREAWGMVMSSQKVCAGKKSLQKKKKAILDLFYQISSYVLLNPIQFKKKMFLPGKVQN, via the exons ATGCAGCTGGAATTTCCTGCTATAAAG GATACCATAAAAATGTCTGAATGGAAGACTATGGAAGATATAGAAAGAGATCTCTTCGAATATTCACAATTAGAATACCCAGGTAGTTCTCTCACTATTGCACCGCCTAAATCAATTGCTGAATATAGAGCAAGAACCACGACATCTCGAAATCCAGGAATATTTGATGATCGTCCTGAGAGAAGGGAAATTTTCATTAGTGGACGTGGTAAACACCATCCTGGTACTATCATTATACCAGGACAACCAGTTGTTTCAACCCCAGAGGAAGATATGGATCTCAGGAGAAAAATTAGAGAG GCTTGGGGTATGGTAATGAGCTCACAGAAAGTTTGTGCAGGCAAGAAGTCTcttcagaagaagaagaaagcaATACTGGATTTGTTCTACCAAATCTCAAGTTACGTCCTTCTAAACCcaatacaattcaaaaaaaaaatgtttctcccAGGAAAAGTCCAAAACTAG
- the LOC123682911 gene encoding uncharacterized protein LOC123682911 isoform X1, with translation MQLEFPAIKDTIKMSEWKTMEDIERDLFEYSQLEYPGSSLTIAPPKSIAEYRARTTTSRNPGIFDDRPERREIFISGRGKHHPGTIIIPGQPVVSTPEEDMDLRRKIREVSGLGYGNELTESLCRQEVSSEEEESNTGFVLPNLKLRPSKPNTIQKKNVSPRKSPKLEAAESKKKYMKKELNEMKALTAAQKIEKNEHETSENVEENSEFPAKR, from the exons ATGCAGCTGGAATTTCCTGCTATAAAG GATACCATAAAAATGTCTGAATGGAAGACTATGGAAGATATAGAAAGAGATCTCTTCGAATATTCACAATTAGAATACCCAGGTAGTTCTCTCACTATTGCACCGCCTAAATCAATTGCTGAATATAGAGCAAGAACCACGACATCTCGAAATCCAGGAATATTTGATGATCGTCCTGAGAGAAGGGAAATTTTCATTAGTGGACGTGGTAAACACCATCCTGGTACTATCATTATACCAGGACAACCAGTTGTTTCAACCCCAGAGGAAGATATGGATCTCAGGAGAAAAATTAGAGAG GTTTCAGGCTTGGGGTATGGTAATGAGCTCACAGAAAGTTTGTGCAGGCAAGAAGTCTcttcagaagaagaagaaagcaATACTGGATTTGTTCTACCAAATCTCAAGTTACGTCCTTCTAAACCcaatacaattcaaaaaaaaaatgtttctcccAGGAAAAGTCCAAAACTAGAAGCAGCcgagagcaaaaaaaaatatatgaaaaaagaattgaatgaaatgaaagcTCTAACTGCAGCACAGAAGATTGAGAAAAATGAACATGAAACAAGtgaaaatgttgaagaaaataGTGAATTTCCAGCCAAAAGGTAA
- the LOC123682909 gene encoding mitochondrial dicarboxylate carrier, which translates to MADNKKQIMQARWYFGGLASAGAACFTHPLDLLKVMLQTQQEGKLSVVQLTINIVKKQGVRSLYNGLSASFLRQMTYSTTRFGIYEVAKQSIQGDTSFLTKVGIAGMAGAAGGFIGTPADMVNVRMQNDIKLPQEKRRNYKHAVDGLWRVYKEEGVVRLWSGASTATSRAVFMTIGQLSFYDQVKKLLLETPYFEDNIMTHFVSSLTAGAIATTLTQPLDVLKTRAMNAKPGEFKSQWEIITYTAKLGPLGFFKGYVPAFVRLAPHTILTFMFLEQLRINFGFVKEYENL; encoded by the exons ATGGCAGATAACAAGAAACAGATAATGCAAGCAAGATGGTATTTTGGCGGTTTAGCTTCAGCAGGGGCTGCATGTTTTACTCATCCCCTAGACTTACTGAAAGTTATGCTACAGACACAACAAGAAGGCAAATTATCTGTAGTACAACTTACCATTAATATTGTGAAAAAACAAG GAGTGAGAAGCCTTTATAATGGACTTTCAGCTTCGTTTTTACGGCAGATGACCTATTCTACAACTCGATTTGGAATATATGAAGTTGCTAAACAGTCCATACAGGGAGATACAAGTTTTTTGACAAAAGTTGGAATAGCGGGTATGGCAGGAGCTGCTGGTGGTTTTATTGGTACACCTGCAGATATGGTTAACGTCAGAATGCAAAACGATATTAAACTTCCCCaggaaaaaagaagaaa cTATAAACATGCAGTTGATGGTCTTTGGAGAGTTTATAAAGAAGAGGGTGTTGTTAGGTTATGGTCTGGAGCTTCCACTGCTACTAGTCGAGCTGTGTTTATGACAATAGGACAGTTATCCTTCTATGATCAAGTTAAAAAATTGCTCTTAGAGACACCCTACTTTGAAGATAATATTATGACACATTTTGTTTCTAGTCTAACAGCT GGTGCCATAGCAACTACATTAACACAGCCATTAGATGTACTGAAAACTCGAGCAATGAATGCAAAACCAGGTGAATTCAAGAGCCAATGGGAAATTATTACCTACACTGCCAAGTTGGGCCCCTTAGGGTTCTTCAAGGGTTATGTTCCAGCATTTGTGAGGCTGGCTCCTCACACAATCCTGACATTCATGTTCCTAGAGCAACTGAGGATTAATTTTGGATTTGTTAAAGAATACGAAAATTTGTAA
- the LOC123682910 gene encoding elongator complex protein 6-like gives MLGHLSGLDLNPLLSAIKLTSNDKIISIREVGLADSNFIITYLIKKIFQSNNKLIFVNFHNTLDHYQLVGKKLGYDLLNKVNDGDAIIVNMLKNIEEEIAKEDSQFFQNSGEFVRKLFSEIEQKTDEILKINNDHTFVVIDDLTHLLDIGVNIECIIEFITWCCNLKNNSVSIIINNHVSPYETNDDSLPEDNIIANSLSYISDLEIIVAPLQTGHSKDVSGIINIGRPGETTTKLHYKAFDRGIKTFKPGESLMNLLK, from the coding sequence ATGTTGGGACATCTGAGTGGTTTGGATTTGAATCCTCTACTATCAGCCATCAAACTAActtcaaatgataaaattatctcCATAAGAGAAGTTGGATTAGCAGATTCGAATTTTATCATCACATATCTCatcaaaaagatatttcaaaGCAATAACAAACTTATTTTTGTGAACTTTCACAACACCCTTGATCATTACCAACTTGTTGGTAAGAAGCTAGGTTATGACCTCTTGAATAAAGTGAATGATGGAGATGCAATAATAGTAAACATGCTCAagaatattgaagaagaaattgCAAAAGAAGACTCCCAATTTTTCCAGAATTCTGGGGAATTTGTTCGAAAATTATTCTCAGAGATTGAACAGAAAAcagatgaaattttaaaaattaataatgatcATACTTTTGTTGTAATTGATGATTTGACTCATTTGCTAGACATAGGGGTTAACATTGAAtgtattattgaatttattacTTGGTGCTGTAATCTCAAAAACAATTCAGTTTCAATAATCATAAACAATCACGTCTCACCTTATGAGACTAATGATGATTCATTACCTGAAGATAATATAATTGCTAATTCACTTAGTTATATTTCGGATTTGGAAATAATAGTTGCTCCACTACAAACTGGACATAGTAAGGATGTAAGTGGTATCATTAATATAGGAAGACCCGGAGAGACCACCACTAAACTTCATTATAAAGCATTTGATAGAGGAATTAAAACATTTAAACCGGGTGAATCACTCATgaatttgttgaaataa